The genomic segment GGACGGCGCGGTGCAGGTGTCGAAGCCCTTACCGGTGTACGTGCCGGGCTGCGGGCCGACCGCTGCCGCGACGGCCGGCTCGGCGGTGCCTGGTGTCCCGGCACGGGCCGGGACGGCCGGAGCCGGACCGGCCGCGGCCGCGACGACGGCGAGAAGTGTCAGGGCCGTGGCGATCGCTCTCATCGGCGCCCCTCCTGTGAAGGATTCCTCGCCCGGCGGCGAGACATGGGCAGGATTTCTACCACGCATCGACGAACGACGACAGACGGTCGTGGCGGAAGTTTTCACAATGGAAACGATCATTGAAGGGTATCGACAAGAGCCCGGCACCGGGATAGCGTGCTCGCACTCACATGCGTCGATCAGTGAAGCGCCGTCACCCGAGGAGCGCCATGCCCACGTCACGATCCCCCCGTCTGCGACGCCGAGGTCTGCTCGGCGTACCCGCCCTGGTGGCCGCCGCGGTCACCGTGGCCGTCCGTCCCGGCGCGGCGCACGCGGCGCCGAAGGCCGAGTGCCTCGCCGACCTGCTCCGGGAGCAGTGATGGCCACCATTCCCTGGCTGGTGGACGTGCTGCGGGCCGCCGGCGTGCAGGTGGTGGTCGAGGGCGACTGGCTCAACCGGATGCGCTCCGGCTCGTTCGACCCGATCGGCGTGCTCTGGCACCACACCGCCGCCACGTCCAGCGCCACCAACCCGCACCCGGCGCTGAACATCTGCATCAACGGCCGCTCCGACCTGCCCGGCCCGCTCTGCCAGGCGCTCGTGGACTACCACGGCGTGTTCCACGTGATCTCGGCCGGCCGATGCAACCACGCCGGCACCAGCGGCGGCAGCGGCCCGATCCCGGCCGGGGACGGCAACACCCTGATGATCGGGTGGGAGATCGACTACAACGGCGTCGACCAGCGGATGACCACCGCCCAGTACAACGCGAGCATCGCGGCCACCGCCGCCGTGCTCAAGCGGCTCGGCCGGGACTCGAGCTATGCCCGGGGGCACCGCGAGACCAGCACCACCGGCAAGATCGACCCGTCCTTCATCGACCTGAACACGATGCGCGCCGACGTGGCCGCCAAGATGGCCGGCGGCGGCACCGGCTGGACGTCGATCGTGGACAACGCCACCGCGGGCCGGTTCACCGCCAGCGCCAGCTGGGGCACCTCGACGTACTCCGGGCAGCGCTACGGCGCCGACTACCGCTACGCGGACCCGGTCGCCGCGAGCGACGCGGCCTGGTACAAGTTCAACGTCCCCCGCACCGGCAACTACCGGGTCGAGGCGTGGTGGCCGGCGAACGCGGGCTACAACGCGGCCACGCCGTACATCGTCGCCACCACCACCGGCAACCGGACCGTCGTCGTCGACCAGCGGGCGACCGGCGGGCAGTGGCGCTCGCTCGGCACGTTCACGCTGCCGGCCGGGGACGCCAACCGCGTCGCGGTCAGCCGATGGAGCTCCGCCGCCGGCCTGGTCATCGCCGACGCGATCCGGCTGACCGAGGTCTGAACCCGAGGATGCGGCCGGGTGGCACCCCACCCGGCCGCATCCGACAGTCGGTCAGCGCAGCGACCGGAAGGCCGCCCGCATATCCTGCGCGAACAACTCCGGCTGCTCCCAGGCGGCGAAGTGCCCACCCCGGTCCAGCTTGTTGTAGTGAATCAGGTTCGGGTACGCCCGCTCCGCCCAGCTACGCGGCGCGAGCAGGATCTCGTCCGGGAACTGGCTCACCGCCGCCGGCACCTGGACGCCCTTGGCGGCGAAGAACGACAGCGCGTTCTGCGCGTACAGCCGGGCCGAGGACACCCCCGTGTTCGTCAGCCAGTAGAGCGTCACGTTGTCCAGGATGTCGTCGCGGCTCAGGCCGCCCGGCCGGCCCGCGAAGGCGGCGCAGATCAGGTCCAGGCTCGCCGCGTCGTGGTCCAGCATGAACGTCGCCAGCCCGGCCGGCGAGTCGGCGAGCGCCGTCAGCGTCTCCGGACGGGTCGTCATGATCAGCGCGTACGCGGAGTGCTTCCAGAAGAAGTCGATCCGCTCGCAGGCGGCCCGCTCCTCGTCCGAGAGCCCGGCCGGCAGCTGC from the Micromonospora sp. WMMA1947 genome contains:
- a CDS encoding N-acetylmuramoyl-L-alanine amidase, producing MATIPWLVDVLRAAGVQVVVEGDWLNRMRSGSFDPIGVLWHHTAATSSATNPHPALNICINGRSDLPGPLCQALVDYHGVFHVISAGRCNHAGTSGGSGPIPAGDGNTLMIGWEIDYNGVDQRMTTAQYNASIAATAAVLKRLGRDSSYARGHRETSTTGKIDPSFIDLNTMRADVAAKMAGGGTGWTSIVDNATAGRFTASASWGTSTYSGQRYGADYRYADPVAASDAAWYKFNVPRTGNYRVEAWWPANAGYNAATPYIVATTTGNRTVVVDQRATGGQWRSLGTFTLPAGDANRVAVSRWSSAAGLVIADAIRLTEV